A region of Spiribacter roseus DNA encodes the following proteins:
- a CDS encoding SLC13 family permease has translation MGWEGWLTILVVLSVLAGLASGIASPVGVLFAALAVLVTATAVSGSGQLLDAASAAQGFGSSGLITVGLLFVVASGLTRTGAIAMIADPLITRSRGLRSAQLGLLTPVAGLSAFLNNTPIVAVFLPVVDDLARRLQLPASRLYLPLSYAAILGGTCTLIGTSTNLIINELARDGRGLPGLGLFELAWVGVPITAVGLIYLLAASPWLLPDRRDLSADRLDPRQYTVEVEVVQDGPLVGKRIEEAGLRHLPGLFLAEIERQGEVIPAVGPTEKLRAGDRLVFVGVLESVVDLHKMRGLRPATRAVEDLDEPRRERCLVEAVVSEACPLVGRSIRDGRFRERYQAAVIAVARGGRQLPGKIGDIVLRPGDTLLLETHPSFVRRQRDARDFYLVSGVEDSAPPQHDKAGLAIPILIGMVALAASPWMSMLNAALLAAMALVITRCIELGEAIRNVNWNVLLVIGAALGVGQAMDNSGAAAAIGSQVIALTADRPLLTLAAIYLLTLVTTEMITNNAAAVLIFPIAMAAAESLGVSSTPFAVTIMIAASAAFATPIGYQTNLMVFGPGGYRFGDYVRFGLPLNLIAMLLALLIIPRVWPL, from the coding sequence ATGGGTTGGGAAGGCTGGCTGACGATTCTTGTGGTCCTGTCGGTATTGGCAGGGCTGGCGAGCGGCATTGCCTCGCCGGTCGGGGTGCTGTTCGCCGCACTGGCCGTACTGGTCACGGCGACGGCGGTCAGTGGCAGCGGGCAGCTGCTCGACGCCGCCAGCGCCGCCCAGGGGTTCGGCAGCAGCGGCCTGATCACCGTCGGGCTGCTGTTCGTGGTCGCGTCCGGGCTGACCCGGACCGGCGCCATCGCCATGATCGCCGACCCGCTGATCACCCGCTCGCGCGGCCTCCGCTCCGCGCAGCTGGGGCTGTTGACGCCGGTGGCGGGGCTCAGCGCCTTTCTCAACAACACCCCCATCGTCGCCGTCTTCCTGCCGGTGGTCGATGACCTGGCGCGGCGCCTTCAGCTGCCGGCCTCGCGGCTCTATCTGCCCCTGAGCTATGCCGCCATTCTGGGCGGGACATGCACGCTCATTGGCACCAGCACCAACCTGATCATCAACGAGCTCGCCCGCGACGGCCGCGGCCTGCCGGGGCTGGGCCTGTTCGAGCTGGCCTGGGTGGGTGTGCCCATCACCGCGGTGGGGCTGATCTATCTGCTGGCGGCCTCGCCCTGGCTGCTGCCGGACCGCCGTGACCTGAGCGCCGACCGACTCGACCCCCGCCAGTACACCGTCGAGGTGGAAGTGGTCCAGGACGGCCCGCTGGTCGGCAAACGCATCGAGGAGGCGGGGCTGCGCCATCTGCCCGGCCTGTTCCTGGCCGAAATCGAGCGTCAGGGCGAGGTCATTCCGGCGGTGGGGCCCACCGAAAAACTCCGCGCCGGCGACCGACTGGTGTTTGTCGGGGTGCTGGAGTCCGTGGTCGACCTGCACAAGATGCGCGGACTGCGACCGGCCACCCGGGCGGTGGAAGACCTGGACGAGCCGCGCCGGGAACGGTGCCTGGTGGAGGCCGTGGTCTCTGAAGCGTGCCCGCTGGTGGGCCGCAGCATTCGCGATGGCCGTTTCCGCGAGCGCTATCAGGCGGCGGTCATCGCGGTGGCCCGAGGCGGTCGCCAGCTGCCCGGCAAGATCGGCGACATCGTGCTGCGCCCGGGCGATACCCTGTTGCTCGAAACCCACCCGAGCTTTGTGCGTCGCCAGCGCGACGCCCGCGACTTCTATCTGGTCAGCGGCGTCGAGGACTCGGCACCCCCCCAGCATGATAAGGCCGGACTGGCCATCCCGATCCTGATCGGCATGGTGGCCCTGGCGGCAAGCCCGTGGATGAGCATGCTCAATGCCGCCCTGCTCGCGGCAATGGCCCTGGTGATCACGCGCTGCATCGAGCTGGGCGAGGCCATCCGCAACGTCAACTGGAACGTCCTGCTGGTCATCGGTGCGGCATTGGGCGTCGGTCAGGCCATGGACAACAGTGGGGCCGCCGCGGCCATCGGCAGCCAGGTCATCGCCCTGACCGCCGATCGCCCGCTGCTGACCCTCGCGGCGATCTATCTACTGACGCTGGTCACCACCGAGATGATCACCAACAACGCCGCCGCCGTGCTGATCTTTCCCATTGCCATGGCGGCGGCGGAATCCCTCGGGGTCTCATCGACGCCGTTCGCCGTGACCATCATGATCGCGGCCTC